A DNA window from Candidatus Eremiobacteraceae bacterium contains the following coding sequences:
- the fmt gene encoding methionyl-tRNA formyltransferase: protein MAKALRVIFFGTSAFGVPILRALADEHDVVLAVTQPDKPSGRGLSMSPSPVKDAACEIGLAVETPVKLDGDFVRRVIALQADALVCASYGKILPAALVTNPAMPALNVHPSALPKYRGATPIQAALLAGDATTAVTIMWMAARMDAGDIALQAATDIEPDENYGALHDRLSEIGARALLAALDLLHRGELVRMPQDESQATYTRPISKPDLELRFTERSQELADRVRAFSPKPGAWISHEGRRLKILAACSESRPPTGPPGTLSMTADGEPIVATVDGALRLTTVIPEGKRQMSGREFARGLRV, encoded by the coding sequence GTGGCAAAGGCACTTCGCGTCATTTTCTTCGGCACGTCGGCCTTTGGCGTGCCGATTCTGCGCGCACTCGCAGATGAGCACGACGTCGTCCTTGCGGTCACGCAACCCGACAAACCATCGGGTCGCGGATTGTCCATGTCGCCATCGCCGGTCAAAGATGCAGCGTGCGAAATCGGGCTCGCGGTTGAAACGCCGGTGAAACTGGACGGTGACTTCGTGAGACGCGTGATCGCACTTCAGGCAGACGCGCTCGTGTGCGCGTCGTACGGGAAGATCCTTCCCGCCGCGCTCGTCACGAATCCAGCGATGCCGGCGCTCAACGTGCATCCAAGCGCGCTGCCGAAGTACCGGGGTGCGACGCCGATCCAGGCGGCATTGCTCGCAGGCGACGCGACCACCGCGGTCACGATCATGTGGATGGCGGCGCGCATGGACGCCGGCGACATCGCGCTGCAAGCCGCGACGGACATCGAGCCCGACGAGAATTACGGGGCGCTGCACGACCGTCTGTCGGAGATCGGCGCGCGAGCGCTGCTCGCCGCACTCGATCTACTTCATCGCGGCGAACTTGTGCGCATGCCGCAAGATGAATCACAAGCGACGTACACGCGGCCGATCTCAAAGCCGGACCTCGAGCTTCGATTCACGGAGCGGTCGCAAGAGCTCGCCGATCGCGTGCGGGCGTTTTCTCCCAAACCAGGCGCGTGGATCTCGCACGAAGGGAGGCGGCTGAAAATCCTTGCCGCATGTTCCGAAAGCCGCCCGCCCACAGGACCGCCCGGCACTTTGAGCATGACCGCGGACGGTGAGCCGATCGTCGCCACGGTAGACGGCGCGCTGCGGTTGACAACCGTCATTCCCGAAGGCAAACGCCAGATGAGCGGCCGAGAGTTCGCGCGCGGGCTTCGCGTGTGA
- the hslU gene encoding ATP-dependent protease ATPase subunit HslU, translated as MHPQDLTPARIVAELDRYIVGQAQAKRAVAVALRNRYRRERLQGEMRDEVIPKNILMIGPTGVGKTEIARRLAVLVSAPFVKVEATKYTEVGYVGRDVESMVRDLVEAAIRMVRAERIAETGDAAEELALERLVDILEPSTKAHSAAANPLTGLYAMLGGPQQSAAADAPAPPRSEDIEAKRRQTKDELRSGFYDVRMIEIETEETPQIVGAFGGAQMDEMGSNMGDILGSILPKKRTKRRVTVADARRVFTQEEAAKLVDTEVLKREAVRRAEENGIIFVDEMDKIAGGGDGSRGPDVSREGVQRDILPIVEGSTVITKHGPVKTDHVLFIGAGAFHVSKPSDLIPELQGRFPIRVELDSLTKDDFKTILTQPKNALIEQYRQLLATDGVTLSFPDDGIDAIAELATLVNERTENIGARRLHTMLERVLEGVSFEAPERAGDVVVDRAYVEERLADIVKDHDLSQYIL; from the coding sequence ATGCATCCGCAAGACCTCACACCAGCGCGCATTGTCGCCGAACTCGACCGTTACATCGTGGGCCAGGCTCAAGCCAAGCGCGCAGTGGCAGTCGCGTTGCGCAACCGGTACCGCCGCGAACGCCTGCAGGGCGAGATGCGCGACGAAGTCATTCCGAAGAACATATTGATGATCGGTCCCACCGGCGTCGGCAAGACCGAGATCGCGCGCCGGCTTGCGGTGCTCGTCAGTGCACCGTTCGTAAAAGTCGAGGCTACGAAGTATACAGAGGTCGGCTACGTCGGGCGCGATGTGGAATCGATGGTCCGCGATCTGGTCGAGGCCGCCATCCGCATGGTGCGAGCCGAACGCATCGCTGAAACCGGCGATGCAGCAGAAGAACTAGCGCTCGAGCGTCTTGTGGACATCCTCGAGCCCTCCACGAAGGCACATTCCGCCGCGGCTAATCCCTTGACGGGTCTGTACGCTATGCTCGGCGGCCCGCAGCAGAGCGCGGCCGCGGACGCGCCGGCCCCGCCGCGCTCGGAGGACATCGAAGCTAAACGCCGCCAGACCAAAGACGAACTTCGTTCGGGATTTTACGACGTCCGGATGATTGAAATCGAAACGGAAGAAACGCCTCAGATCGTCGGTGCGTTCGGCGGCGCGCAGATGGACGAGATGGGAAGCAACATGGGCGATATTCTCGGATCGATCTTGCCGAAGAAGCGGACCAAGCGGCGGGTCACCGTCGCCGACGCGCGCCGCGTTTTCACCCAAGAAGAAGCGGCGAAACTCGTCGATACCGAGGTGCTCAAGCGAGAAGCCGTGCGGCGCGCGGAAGAGAACGGCATCATCTTCGTAGACGAGATGGACAAGATCGCTGGTGGCGGCGATGGTTCGCGAGGACCCGACGTCTCCCGGGAGGGCGTCCAGCGCGATATACTTCCTATAGTGGAGGGATCGACCGTCATCACCAAACACGGTCCGGTGAAGACGGATCACGTGTTGTTCATCGGAGCCGGGGCGTTTCACGTCAGTAAGCCGAGCGACCTCATCCCAGAACTGCAGGGTCGTTTCCCAATCCGCGTCGAGTTGGACAGCCTCACCAAGGACGACTTCAAAACCATTCTCACGCAGCCCAAGAACGCGCTGATCGAGCAATACCGCCAGCTCTTGGCCACCGACGGCGTGACGCTGTCATTTCCGGATGACGGCATCGACGCCATCGCCGAACTCGCGACGCTCGTCAACGAGCGCACCGAGAACATCGGCGCGCGCCGCCTCCACACGATGTTGGAGCGGGTGCTGGAAGGCGTATCGTTCGAGGCGCCCGAGCGCGCCGGCGATGTGGTCGTCGACCGCGCATACGTGGAGGAGCGTCTCGCGGACATCGTCAAAGACCACGATTTGTCGCAGTATATACTGTAA
- a CDS encoding transcription antitermination factor NusB — protein MTARDAALRSLLRGGDSTGDLDAELKVAKLAPRDAAFATELAYGTLKMQRALAWSVQTALRRPLESLDPPLRWVLLLGAYQLLYLDRVPAHGAVDESVKLARSHGHAGTAGLANAALRKIAIERLKPPRPSADDPASALGIYASLPDWIAAHFIARFGFDDALRAAEGLNGAPRRAVRMSAGQSPPPGAKPGQYGVPETAIVDSLTDAARAYTVQSEESQLAVHLLDPQPGETILDICAGRGVKTGMINGRLGGRGRVVSVDDDDSKLAVLRRDGARQSSNTVVRADARTALPDSVPDGADRALVDAPCSGLGVLGRRADARWRKRPDDPARFSPVQRAILASTAAKVKPGGTLVYATCSTHEKEDEETVDAFLVSNREWQAVPITLARESPEGTGSEIRMRGPYLQIVPGIDGADGFFYARLERRPA, from the coding sequence GTGACCGCACGTGACGCCGCATTGCGTTCGCTCTTGCGGGGCGGCGATTCAACCGGCGACCTCGACGCCGAACTAAAAGTCGCAAAGCTCGCTCCGCGCGACGCCGCGTTCGCCACCGAACTCGCTTACGGCACCCTCAAGATGCAGCGTGCACTCGCGTGGTCGGTGCAGACCGCGCTTCGCCGGCCGCTCGAAAGCCTGGACCCGCCGCTGCGCTGGGTTCTGCTGCTCGGCGCGTATCAATTGCTGTATCTCGACCGCGTGCCCGCGCACGGCGCGGTGGACGAGAGCGTGAAGCTCGCGAGATCGCACGGCCACGCGGGTACGGCCGGGCTCGCCAATGCTGCGTTGCGAAAGATCGCGATCGAGCGGCTCAAGCCGCCGCGGCCATCCGCTGACGATCCCGCGAGCGCGCTCGGCATCTACGCATCGCTTCCCGATTGGATCGCCGCTCACTTCATCGCCCGCTTCGGATTCGACGACGCGCTGCGTGCCGCCGAAGGACTCAACGGTGCGCCGCGGCGCGCGGTGCGGATGAGCGCGGGTCAGAGCCCGCCGCCCGGCGCGAAACCCGGCCAATACGGCGTGCCGGAAACCGCGATCGTCGATTCCCTCACCGACGCCGCTCGCGCATATACGGTCCAGAGCGAAGAGAGTCAGTTGGCGGTGCACCTTCTCGACCCGCAGCCGGGCGAAACGATCCTCGATATCTGCGCAGGAAGGGGCGTCAAGACGGGCATGATCAACGGACGCCTCGGCGGCCGCGGACGCGTGGTGTCGGTGGACGATGACGATTCGAAGCTTGCCGTCTTGCGCCGAGACGGCGCGCGCCAATCCAGCAACACCGTGGTGCGCGCGGACGCTCGCACGGCATTGCCTGATTCGGTGCCCGACGGCGCCGACCGTGCGCTCGTGGATGCGCCGTGCTCCGGGTTGGGTGTGCTCGGGCGGCGCGCCGATGCTCGCTGGCGAAAGCGGCCGGATGATCCGGCAAGATTCTCGCCTGTTCAGCGAGCGATCCTCGCAAGCACGGCGGCCAAGGTGAAACCAGGAGGCACGCTGGTCTACGCGACGTGCTCGACGCATGAGAAAGAAGATGAAGAGACGGTCGACGCGTTTCTCGTTTCGAACCGGGAGTGGCAAGCAGTCCCGATCACCCTCGCTCGGGAATCCCCGGAAGGAACCGGCTCTGAAATTCGGATGCGAGGGCCGTATCTGCAGATCGTTCCGGGCATTGACGGCGCCGACGGATTTTTCTACGCCCGGCTTGAACGTCGGCCGGCATGA
- a CDS encoding Re/Si-specific NAD(P)(+) transhydrogenase subunit alpha, producing MPKESAPGECRVAVTPDIAGRLVKSGLQVSVESGAGAAAGFLDDAYRNEGATIAPDAATLYGGGDFVLKVQRPNASEIAGLRKGSALIAFLQPLMYPADASALAKQGVTSFSMDAIPRISRAQSMDALSSQSTVAGYKSVLLAANALPKFFPMLMTAAGMIRPARVLVLGAGVAGLQAIATAHRLGAVVTGFDLRAATKEQVESLGASFISPPITGEGSGGYARELTADEQAANREALGKAVADSDVVITTALVPGRKAPLLITDAMVKAMRPGSVVVDLAAEAGGNCECTKPGENIDAHDVHILGPFNVPSSMPQHASQLYAKNVNALFTHLVKDGALNVDMSDEITKGVCITRDGAIVNEAVAKLATGGAA from the coding sequence GTGCCGAAGGAATCCGCCCCTGGGGAATGTCGCGTAGCGGTGACCCCGGATATAGCGGGCCGGCTTGTGAAGTCCGGGCTGCAGGTCAGCGTCGAATCGGGAGCCGGCGCCGCGGCCGGTTTTCTAGATGACGCCTACCGGAATGAGGGCGCGACCATCGCTCCCGATGCGGCCACGCTATATGGCGGCGGCGATTTTGTCTTAAAGGTGCAGCGACCCAACGCTTCAGAGATCGCAGGTCTTCGCAAAGGCAGCGCGCTCATCGCGTTTCTTCAGCCGCTGATGTATCCAGCCGACGCATCCGCGCTGGCAAAACAGGGCGTGACTTCGTTCAGCATGGATGCCATACCGAGAATCAGCCGCGCACAGAGCATGGACGCGCTCTCGTCGCAATCCACCGTCGCCGGATATAAGTCGGTGCTTTTGGCGGCCAACGCACTGCCGAAGTTTTTCCCGATGCTCATGACCGCGGCAGGCATGATCCGGCCCGCGCGCGTGCTCGTGCTCGGCGCCGGCGTCGCCGGCCTTCAAGCAATCGCGACCGCACACCGGCTTGGAGCAGTCGTCACCGGATTCGATCTGCGCGCGGCCACGAAAGAACAAGTTGAAAGCCTAGGCGCATCTTTCATCTCGCCGCCGATCACCGGGGAAGGATCCGGCGGATACGCGCGCGAGCTTACGGCTGACGAACAAGCCGCCAATCGCGAAGCGTTAGGAAAGGCCGTTGCGGACTCGGACGTCGTCATCACCACAGCGCTCGTGCCAGGGCGCAAGGCGCCGCTCCTCATCACCGACGCGATGGTGAAAGCCATGCGCCCGGGTTCGGTGGTGGTGGATCTCGCCGCTGAGGCTGGCGGAAATTGCGAATGCACCAAGCCCGGTGAGAATATCGACGCGCACGATGTCCACATCCTCGGGCCGTTCAACGTACCATCGTCCATGCCGCAGCACGCAAGCCAGCTCTATGCGAAAAACGTCAATGCGCTCTTCACGCATCTGGTGAAGGACGGCGCGCTCAATGTGGACATGAGCGATGAAATCACAAAAGGCGTGTGCATCACACGCGACGGCGCGATCGTGAACGAGGCCGTGGCAAAACTCGCGACCGGAGGAGCGGCATGA
- a CDS encoding FtsW/RodA/SpoVE family cell cycle protein: MARALAAINSLRFRRSDAPLFVVVAGCAIALIVLLPLDGPIAWWPIPLVGAGFLIWGMTEPDGDPALLPLVAALCCVGLLVVARLDADLAGHQAQWMLLGIAVVLVCRPLFARYRRLAAVVYPWVAASLLLFVLLRFFGHEVNGARLWFSIGRFNAQPVEIAKLFMVFFMAAYLAENGLAIAATPLTHLRENARLLGPLVLGWGISIVSLAFQRDVGMAALFLGIFLIMLYAASRRADLVFLFAMIFAAGAWFVAAHYSYVGARVEGWLDPWSDPLGRGYQPEQGFFSLAAGGLLGTGYHLGQPGFIPDAATDYVYAAWAEEFGLLGGFALLALYLSLVMRGLRIAFFADDRFTGLLATGFAAILGIQVFVIVGGVVGLVPLTGITLPFVSYGGSSMVANIVMIGLLRLFSVHSSDDARRAGTGLSTAKPNP, translated from the coding sequence GTGGCGCGAGCACTCGCTGCGATAAACTCACTTCGGTTCAGGCGAAGCGACGCGCCGCTCTTCGTGGTGGTGGCCGGATGCGCCATTGCTCTCATCGTTTTGCTCCCGCTTGACGGCCCGATCGCTTGGTGGCCCATCCCGCTCGTCGGTGCGGGCTTCTTGATTTGGGGCATGACTGAACCGGACGGCGATCCGGCCCTGCTGCCGTTGGTGGCGGCGTTGTGCTGCGTCGGATTGCTCGTCGTCGCGCGTCTCGACGCGGACCTTGCGGGCCATCAAGCGCAATGGATGTTGCTGGGAATCGCGGTCGTGCTGGTCTGCCGTCCGCTCTTCGCGCGCTATCGCCGCCTCGCGGCCGTCGTCTATCCGTGGGTGGCGGCGTCGCTGTTGCTGTTCGTCTTGCTGCGGTTTTTCGGCCATGAGGTCAACGGGGCCCGATTGTGGTTCAGCATCGGACGGTTCAACGCGCAGCCAGTCGAAATCGCGAAGCTGTTCATGGTGTTCTTCATGGCGGCGTATCTCGCCGAGAACGGCCTTGCGATCGCAGCCACGCCGCTCACCCATCTCAGAGAGAATGCGCGGCTGCTCGGCCCGCTCGTGCTCGGTTGGGGCATCTCGATCGTCAGTCTTGCGTTTCAGCGCGACGTGGGGATGGCGGCGCTCTTCCTCGGCATTTTTCTCATCATGCTCTACGCGGCGTCGCGGCGCGCAGATCTCGTTTTCCTGTTCGCGATGATCTTCGCGGCCGGCGCGTGGTTCGTCGCCGCGCACTACTCGTATGTCGGCGCGCGCGTTGAAGGATGGCTCGATCCATGGAGCGATCCGCTCGGACGTGGTTACCAACCCGAGCAAGGGTTCTTTTCGTTGGCTGCAGGCGGACTGCTTGGAACAGGTTATCATTTGGGGCAGCCCGGTTTCATTCCGGACGCGGCCACCGATTATGTATACGCGGCCTGGGCTGAGGAATTCGGCTTGCTTGGCGGATTCGCGCTCCTAGCGCTATATCTCTCGCTCGTCATGCGCGGTCTACGCATCGCGTTTTTCGCAGACGACCGATTCACAGGATTGCTAGCGACGGGATTCGCGGCAATCCTGGGAATTCAGGTATTTGTTATCGTAGGCGGTGTCGTAGGCCTCGTGCCGCTCACCGGTATCACGCTGCCCTTCGTCTCATATGGCGGCTCTAGCATGGTGGCCAACATCGTGATGATTGGCTTGCTACGCTTGTTCAGCGTCCATTCATCCGACGATGCGCGTAGGGCAGGCACGGGCCTCTCAACCGCGAAGCCAAACCCATGA
- a CDS encoding NAD(P) transhydrogenase subunit alpha, with protein sequence MTETLLFELTVLVLAVFVGFEVISKVPSMLHTPLMSATNAVHGIVVVGAMLVAGAAIGGTTGTVIGAAAMVLAAINVVGGFTVTGRMLQMFKAKPGPKQ encoded by the coding sequence ATGACCGAAACGCTACTGTTCGAACTCACCGTTCTCGTTCTCGCGGTCTTCGTCGGCTTCGAGGTCATCTCGAAAGTGCCGTCGATGCTGCACACGCCGCTCATGTCGGCCACGAACGCTGTTCACGGCATCGTCGTCGTCGGTGCGATGCTGGTGGCCGGCGCCGCAATCGGAGGGACGACAGGCACCGTCATCGGCGCGGCCGCGATGGTGCTGGCGGCTATTAACGTGGTGGGCGGATTCACCGTCACCGGCCGGATGCTGCAGATGTTCAAAGCGAAACCGGGGCCGAAGCAATGA
- the def gene encoding peptide deformylase codes for MAYKRRIVIEPDPILRKVSKKVSELELKMPLTQQLIDDMFETMYEAPGIGLAAPQVGIAKRIIVVHVGEDEGPFAIINPVLSDFEGESVATEGCLSIPGKIGDVTRAEKCTVTGLDRHGKKMRLETEGMLARCFQHEVDHLDGILIIDKATDIREAVPVEIQAEAEASHELQA; via the coding sequence ATGGCCTACAAACGCCGCATCGTCATCGAGCCCGATCCGATCCTTCGCAAAGTGTCGAAGAAGGTCAGCGAGCTCGAATTGAAGATGCCGCTCACCCAGCAACTGATCGATGACATGTTCGAAACCATGTACGAGGCGCCCGGAATCGGTCTTGCCGCACCGCAAGTCGGCATCGCCAAACGCATCATCGTCGTCCATGTCGGCGAAGACGAGGGGCCGTTCGCGATCATCAACCCCGTGCTTTCCGATTTCGAAGGCGAATCCGTGGCCACCGAAGGCTGCTTATCCATACCGGGAAAGATCGGCGACGTCACGCGAGCGGAGAAATGCACGGTGACCGGCCTCGATCGTCACGGCAAGAAAATGCGTCTCGAGACTGAGGGCATGCTCGCCCGATGTTTTCAGCACGAAGTCGATCACCTCGACGGGATCTTGATCATCGACAAAGCCACCGACATCCGCGAGGCCGTTCCAGTCGAAATTCAGGCGGAGGCCGAGGCCAGTCACGAACTACAGGCCTAA
- a CDS encoding NAD(P)(+) transhydrogenase (Re/Si-specific) subunit beta, which translates to MSALDTSLALAYLVTGILFIIGLKFLSSPANAKRGNTLAAIGMVIAVAATCLDQHIVTWPILIAGGVVGAAIGYFTARAVKMTAMPQMVALFNGAGGGAAALVAGGEFLKLSEYGSASAADMVPVVLSLIIGSISFAGSLIAFAKLQELMPGRPITYPGQQIVNALIALSVVGLAVWLSMGNLDPAFFIGLVVAAALLGILVVLPIGGADMPVVISLLNSFTGVAVAITGFVLSNTVLIISGTLVGASGTLLTMLMAKAMNRSIGNVLFGAFGSVAAVDAGAPGTAASASNVRSASVEDVATLLAYARSVIIVPGYGMAVAQAQHAVRELSANLEKRGVDVKFAIHPVAGRMPGHMNVLLAEANVPYSQLHEMDEINPQFEHADVALIIGANDVTNPAARNVTTSPIYGMPILDVDKAQNIVVLKRSMNPGFAGIDNPLYENPKCMMLFGDAKATVSALAAAVPTA; encoded by the coding sequence ATGAGCGCGCTGGACACGTCGCTCGCGCTGGCTTACCTCGTCACCGGCATTCTCTTCATCATTGGTCTGAAGTTCTTAAGCTCGCCTGCCAATGCAAAGCGCGGCAACACGCTTGCCGCGATCGGCATGGTCATCGCGGTGGCGGCCACCTGCCTCGATCAGCATATCGTCACGTGGCCCATCCTCATCGCCGGCGGCGTTGTCGGCGCGGCCATCGGCTACTTCACGGCGCGCGCGGTCAAGATGACGGCCATGCCGCAGATGGTCGCGCTGTTCAACGGCGCGGGCGGCGGGGCGGCGGCGCTCGTCGCCGGCGGCGAGTTCCTCAAGTTATCAGAGTACGGAAGCGCATCGGCCGCCGACATGGTGCCGGTCGTGCTGAGCCTCATCATCGGCTCCATCTCGTTCGCTGGCAGCCTGATCGCGTTTGCAAAACTACAAGAACTGATGCCGGGACGCCCCATTACCTATCCGGGGCAGCAGATCGTCAACGCGCTCATCGCGCTGTCGGTGGTCGGTCTTGCGGTTTGGCTCTCGATGGGCAACCTCGATCCGGCGTTCTTCATCGGATTGGTGGTCGCGGCCGCGCTGCTCGGCATACTCGTGGTGCTGCCCATCGGCGGCGCCGACATGCCGGTCGTCATCTCGTTGCTCAACTCGTTCACCGGCGTTGCCGTCGCCATCACCGGCTTCGTTCTGTCGAACACCGTCCTGATCATCAGCGGTACCCTGGTCGGCGCATCCGGAACGCTGCTCACCATGCTCATGGCCAAAGCCATGAACCGCTCCATCGGGAACGTACTTTTCGGCGCGTTCGGCAGCGTTGCAGCGGTCGACGCAGGAGCGCCTGGCACCGCGGCAAGCGCGTCCAACGTCCGGTCCGCGTCGGTCGAAGACGTCGCCACCCTTCTCGCGTATGCGCGGAGCGTCATCATCGTGCCGGGCTACGGAATGGCGGTTGCGCAGGCGCAGCACGCCGTGCGCGAACTCTCGGCCAACCTTGAAAAGCGCGGCGTGGACGTGAAGTTCGCCATCCATCCGGTCGCGGGGCGCATGCCCGGCCACATGAATGTTTTGCTCGCCGAGGCGAACGTGCCGTACTCGCAGTTGCACGAGATGGATGAGATCAATCCGCAGTTCGAACACGCCGACGTCGCGCTGATCATCGGCGCCAACGACGTCACCAATCCGGCGGCGCGCAACGTGACGACGAGCCCAATCTATGGCATGCCGATCCTCGACGTCGACAAGGCGCAAAACATCGTGGTTCTCAAGCGGTCCATGAACCCCGGCTTCGCGGGCATCGACAATCCGCTGTACGAGAATCCGAAGTGCATGATGCTGTTCGGCGATGCGAAGGCCACCGTGAGCGCGCTAGCGGCGGCGGTGCCGACCGCGTAG
- a CDS encoding protein phosphatase 2C domain-containing protein codes for MTTDVGTAQRLNDDAWCAEQLHKNVTLLAVADGFGRPQGMSAATVVIDSVRDHVRRELRRATVPSRSLTRNDLRELLVGAFADANDRLLRISGGSDDYVGSGCTCSLVLIVSDEAFVAHIGDSRAYLMRRGELVQLTTDESIVTDFVPSGTGQGADRLSIAPPLLTRALGLEPAVNTPPKITHYTLFPHDALLLCTDGACRGVARNDLHTYVSANDRPNLIAERIVGGARALGSSDNATVVFVRDATEHGTQKDKVGLRRNSRMQIAALFLAFGLFWVATLAAVAVRESDSHLYLGVDQGGSVTLYGGLPISVLGVPLHVERGHLGIQASTLSASARSEIGAGLPVSSVDEAYSIVNQWREHSLR; via the coding sequence GTGACCACCGACGTCGGTACAGCCCAGCGGTTAAACGATGATGCTTGGTGCGCGGAACAGCTGCACAAGAACGTCACGTTACTCGCGGTTGCCGACGGATTCGGACGTCCACAGGGCATGTCCGCGGCCACGGTCGTCATCGACTCCGTACGAGATCATGTTAGGCGCGAGCTGCGCCGAGCGACGGTTCCGTCGCGCAGCCTCACTCGCAACGACTTGCGCGAGCTTCTCGTCGGCGCGTTCGCCGACGCCAACGATCGCCTGCTTCGCATAAGCGGAGGCAGCGACGATTATGTCGGCTCGGGGTGCACCTGCAGCCTCGTGTTGATCGTCAGCGACGAAGCGTTCGTCGCCCACATCGGAGATTCGCGCGCCTACCTCATGCGGCGCGGCGAACTCGTGCAGCTCACCACTGACGAATCGATCGTCACCGACTTTGTCCCCAGCGGAACGGGTCAGGGGGCGGATCGTCTCAGCATTGCGCCGCCGCTTCTCACGCGCGCGCTCGGCCTCGAGCCGGCCGTGAACACGCCGCCAAAAATAACGCACTACACGCTCTTCCCACACGACGCCTTGCTGCTCTGCACCGACGGTGCTTGCCGGGGCGTCGCGCGAAACGATCTCCACACCTACGTGAGCGCTAACGACCGGCCGAATTTGATCGCCGAGCGCATCGTCGGCGGTGCGCGCGCGCTTGGGAGTTCCGACAACGCCACCGTCGTGTTCGTGCGCGACGCCACCGAGCACGGCACGCAAAAAGATAAAGTCGGATTGCGGCGCAATTCGCGCATGCAAATCGCCGCGCTGTTCCTCGCGTTCGGCCTATTTTGGGTGGCCACGCTCGCCGCCGTCGCCGTGCGCGAATCCGACAGCCACCTCTACCTCGGCGTCGATCAAGGCGGCTCGGTCACGCTGTACGGCGGGCTTCCGATATCGGTGCTTGGCGTGCCGCTCCATGTCGAGCGCGGCCATCTCGGCATTCAAGCTTCAACGTTGAGCGCGTCGGCACGCAGCGAGATCGGCGCTGGTCTGCCGGTGAGCTCCGTCGACGAAGCGTATTCCATCGTCAATCAGTGGCGCGAGCACTCGCTGCGATAA
- a CDS encoding GyrI-like domain-containing protein yields MAYEIATKTVAAQPTLFVRGATTIPQIAQSIGEFLSAVGGHLREHGIQPAGMPYTRYHKIDGANIDLEAGMPIANAADGSERVIAGELPAGPVASTVHIGPYERLPDAGAALADWAAKNGKRQAGPNWEIYLNDPTEVAGPHEYRTEVVMPLAQ; encoded by the coding sequence ATGGCCTACGAAATCGCAACGAAGACTGTCGCCGCACAACCTACGCTCTTTGTTCGCGGCGCGACGACCATTCCACAAATCGCGCAATCGATCGGCGAATTTCTCTCGGCCGTCGGCGGCCATCTGCGCGAGCACGGCATCCAGCCGGCCGGCATGCCATATACGCGGTATCATAAGATCGACGGTGCGAATATCGACCTCGAAGCCGGGATGCCAATCGCAAACGCGGCGGATGGCAGCGAGCGAGTCATCGCCGGAGAACTCCCTGCGGGGCCGGTAGCTTCGACCGTGCACATCGGACCGTACGAACGCTTGCCCGACGCTGGCGCGGCGCTCGCCGATTGGGCCGCCAAGAACGGCAAGCGCCAAGCCGGGCCGAATTGGGAGATCTATCTGAACGATCCGACGGAAGTCGCCGGTCCGCACGAGTACCGGACGGAAGTCGTCATGCCTCTCGCGCAGTAA
- a CDS encoding FHA domain-containing protein gives MTDPLVIRWVSLAVTVAIAAVALWAFGDGRHRRRTPRDPEESVGRLVARIEVRRPGQPVQRVDVENGALLGRARDCVVPFDDAAVSKWHARLHCDGTIASIEDLASTNGTFVNGERIETPTALRRGDRIGLGTNQIVFQGIARSGRAHH, from the coding sequence ATGACCGATCCGCTGGTCATCCGTTGGGTGTCGCTCGCTGTGACGGTGGCGATCGCGGCTGTCGCGCTGTGGGCGTTTGGAGACGGCCGGCATCGCCGCCGGACGCCTCGCGATCCTGAAGAAAGCGTCGGTCGCCTCGTCGCCCGCATCGAAGTCCGCAGACCAGGTCAACCCGTGCAGCGGGTCGATGTTGAGAACGGCGCACTGTTGGGTCGAGCTCGTGATTGCGTTGTTCCCTTCGACGACGCTGCCGTAAGCAAGTGGCATGCACGCCTGCATTGCGATGGCACCATCGCCAGCATCGAAGACCTGGCGTCCACAAATGGGACCTTCGTCAACGGCGAACGAATCGAAACACCTACTGCGCTCCGGCGCGGCGACAGGATTGGCCTCGGAACCAACCAAATTGTGTTCCAAGGAATCGCGCGATCGGGGCGCGCGCATCACTAG